In the genome of Natronomonas salina, the window GCTGACCGATGGCGGGCTCCCGGTGGGAATGCAGGTGGTCGGCCCCCACCTCGCCGACGAACGGGTCATCGCCGCGAGCGCCGCGTACGAAGACGCGAATCCCTGGTTCGACGACTATCCAGCCCTCCGGGCGAGTTGCTAACTCGCCGATCGTTACACCTGTCGCAGACACCACGGATTGCAGGAAGCGATTATTCCTGATTCCCGAACCGATTCGACCGATCTACGAGATTCAAGGTGGATTCGCAAGGAAGGTTTCGTTGTGACTGTGGGGTAGACGTACCGTTTGGTCAACAAGATGATGGGGTCCAGTGTGACTGTGGGGCCACGTACGCAATCACAGGGACGTAGCTGACCGCTCCGTCGAACCGCTGATGGGACCGCTGCAATAACCAGTTGCCGTCTCCAGTCCCACGCGTTATCCCGCAGTAACCCCGAGAAGAACTATCGAGTGTCACAAGTGTCTCAGTAGCAATGCAGCGTTGATGGAGTTGAGCTATTCGAATGGTGGTTCGCACAGGATGTTCCTCTGCAATGGCTGTCTCGGGGATTTCAAAAAAGACAGTTCTATTAGTTTGATTTCACGAGTGAAACGGGCTGAGAGTAGCCTCACGTAGTTCATGGCTCTCAATTTCCCCTGCTGATTTGGACATCACTCCAAGTCGCTTTCAAACGCTCAGCTCACCCGGTCTTCCAACACGCTGGGCAGAACTAATCCAGTCCATTCGATCTAATCAGAGTTTCACTTCTGTCACCGCTACATCTATTCCACATTTGCCGCAGTTTACCGGGTCAGGCAGTATAGGGGTCGGATGAATCGGTGAGTACAGGTAGGAGTGGTAACAGCAGAGGAGGCGGGTTTGGGCTTCGTTAATATCAATCGCCGTCTGTTGAAGCCTGTGTTTCGGGGGTTGAGGTGGTCGTCTCGTTCGAATCGCCTTCTACTCGTTCTAATACAGCAAGTGTGCCCGCTGCGTATGCTACGAGTCCAGCGCCTAGAACAAGGAAGCCGAGTCCGAGACGCAGTTCATTCGAAATGGGGAGCATTGGACTCACACCGATGAGAGCGGCGAGCGTCACGAGTCCGACACTCAGTGAAGTCCACCGTTTATCGGCCCACGTATTGCCCGTGGTGTAAGCCGGATACAGGTGTCCGATGTGGAGGGAGAATTTGAGACCACAGACCCAGCAAAGCCCAGTTACAAGAGCGAGGCTGAGATAACCACTTAGCCAGTAGAGACTGCCGCTTATTCCACCCCCGATGAGGAGGGCAATGAGGGAATCCCGGCGCGTGCGTTCCATATCCCGATGGATGTTGAACTCCTTGTTAAGTGTTCACCGAAGAAAAGTGCAGGTGCGAAACTTTCAGTTCGCAGGCTCAGTCATTCGGCCGATTCAGTCACAACTCGCTGGAACAATATCCCACCTGAATCGCTCTATGCAAGGAACGTAACGAGCGAATATTTTTCACGTCGTAGTGGTGTTGAAATCGTATGCCCTCCAAGCGGCGACAGTTCCTGCAGGTAATACCGATGGTAGCTGTCGGAATCACAGGGTGTAGTAGTCTCCTGCCGAACGAGCGGGAGGACAATCGGACGACAACACCGGACTCTCGAGGCGGATTGCAGTA includes:
- a CDS encoding sterol desaturase codes for the protein MERTRRDSLIALLIGGGISGSLYWLSGYLSLALVTGLCWVCGLKFSLHIGHLYPAYTTGNTWADKRWTSLSVGLVTLAALIGVSPMLPISNELRLGLGFLVLGAGLVAYAAGTLAVLERVEGDSNETTTSTPETQASTDGD